From a single Novipirellula caenicola genomic region:
- a CDS encoding DUF1080 domain-containing protein: MRKLFAAAMMIAFLTPCGLTASAADVEDGFTSLFNGNDLAGWVKRGGSAEYEVEDGTIVGKCIPNTPGNTFLCSEKEFGNFILKLQYKFIESGNSGVQFRSAARQQGDGERVYGYQYEIRPGGDATGRIYDEGRRGHKFGIIWLDAHTPQDRLDAARASCKEGEWNELEIQCVGPSIKTWLNGNLVVDMFDSFTMKGFIGLQIHSGKSGSVAWKNIRVKDLGESKWESFFVKDDDGNYKLADAKFVLPEEWSFTDEGVLHGVHSKSQGKDGLVISNKNYDDFIARVTYRMHGGNSALYFRAEETSAPWVLRGFQNEIANNGKDSALWHTAGIVDGKKIPGRGWVVTNDELVEKVRNKDDQWNTTCTAAYGDRLVQTLNGFCTSDIIDEASEKTGKLGLQMHGGTDCEMFFKDFEVMPITDDMKKLIERK, encoded by the coding sequence ATGAGAAAACTTTTTGCAGCTGCGATGATGATCGCGTTTTTGACACCCTGCGGTTTGACGGCGTCGGCGGCGGACGTCGAGGATGGATTTACCTCGCTGTTTAACGGCAACGACTTGGCCGGCTGGGTCAAACGTGGCGGCTCCGCGGAATACGAAGTCGAAGATGGCACGATCGTTGGGAAATGCATCCCGAATACCCCTGGCAATACTTTCTTGTGTTCGGAAAAGGAATTTGGCAACTTCATTCTGAAGCTGCAGTACAAATTCATCGAATCGGGGAACTCCGGCGTCCAGTTCCGCTCCGCCGCCCGTCAGCAAGGCGACGGCGAGCGAGTGTACGGTTATCAGTACGAAATCCGTCCCGGCGGCGACGCGACCGGCCGCATCTATGACGAAGGACGTCGCGGCCACAAGTTTGGCATCATTTGGCTCGATGCCCACACCCCGCAGGATCGACTTGATGCAGCCCGAGCAAGCTGCAAAGAAGGTGAGTGGAACGAGCTAGAAATTCAGTGCGTCGGACCGTCCATCAAGACTTGGCTGAACGGCAATTTGGTTGTCGATATGTTCGACAGCTTCACGATGAAGGGCTTTATCGGACTGCAGATCCACTCTGGAAAATCGGGCTCCGTCGCTTGGAAGAACATTCGCGTCAAGGATCTTGGCGAGAGCAAGTGGGAGTCATTCTTTGTCAAGGACGACGACGGCAACTACAAACTTGCCGATGCCAAGTTCGTTCTGCCCGAAGAATGGTCGTTCACCGACGAGGGCGTTCTGCACGGCGTCCACTCCAAGAGCCAAGGCAAGGACGGGTTAGTGATTTCGAACAAGAACTACGACGACTTCATCGCTCGCGTCACCTATCGGATGCACGGTGGCAACAGCGCGTTGTATTTCCGCGCCGAGGAAACCAGCGCCCCCTGGGTGCTACGCGGATTCCAAAACGAAATCGCCAACAATGGCAAGGACTCGGCGCTTTGGCACACCGCCGGCATTGTCGATGGCAAAAAGATCCCCGGCCGCGGCTGGGTCGTTACCAACGACGAACTCGTCGAAAAGGTCCGCAACAAGGACGACCAGTGGAACACGACCTGTACCGCCGCGTATGGCGACCGACTGGTCCAAACGCTCAACGGATTCTGCACGTCGGATATCATCGACGAAGCGAGTGAGAAGACCGGCAAGCTGGGTCTGCAAATGCACGGGGGCACCGACTGCGAAATGTTCTTCAAAGATTTCGAAGTCATGCCCATCACCGACGACATGAAGAAGCTGATCGAGCGAAAGTGA
- a CDS encoding alpha/beta hydrolase family protein, producing MKNFIAFALLLCSAAAVFGSVSVSAEDVRHQPLKDLNGYFPFDPPASLEQWETRKQYVRRQILVATGLWPMPTKTPLNPVVHGKIQRDGYTVEKVYFESAPGFFVTGNLYRPTNIEGKVPGVMLAHGHHKDARLDMTPENRLRSLIADGAERFERAGRSTYQSQCRQLALMGCVVWQWDMLGDSDSIQLSRELVHGFAKQRPEMNKTKHWGLFSPQAEAHCQNVMGLQTLNAVRGLDFLLSLPEVDPQRVAVTGASGGGTQTMILAAIDDRIKLSFPVVMVSTAMQGGCTCENASLLRVNTGNIEFAALAAPRPQGMNTADDWTKELATKGFPELQQLYAAYGKQGDVFLKRGEHFPHNYNAVTRSAFYTFLNKHFKLGFQAPVIEHDFDPLPPVQLTVWNDQHPAPKAADPDFERNLLAWFTEDAEQQLSAAASTPEGLKTVILPAAEVIIGRTYANAGDVQWAPQHEQDRGDYVQHTGTLLNQTHGEEVNVVWLCPKHPSGRVVIWIDDSGKSAVYSDDGSVNPAVRKLVQAGTTVVGADLFLQNGEAVKQTRVVGNPREFAGYTFGYNHALFAQRTHDVLSLVRFLRHANSGPCPNRDLKTVAIAGWRDSGPIAAVAGGIAGDAVDRIAIDTQGFRFGQVLDYRDPMFLPGGAKYLDLPGLIALHAPRPLWLAGEGSQPELISTAYHAASETNALVTFTGEAAQQQAAASEWLLK from the coding sequence ATGAAAAATTTCATCGCGTTTGCCCTTCTGCTGTGCTCCGCTGCGGCAGTGTTTGGTTCGGTGTCCGTGTCCGCCGAAGACGTCCGCCATCAGCCGCTCAAGGATCTGAATGGCTACTTCCCCTTCGATCCACCGGCATCGCTCGAGCAGTGGGAGACACGCAAACAATACGTACGGCGGCAAATTCTCGTGGCGACCGGGCTCTGGCCGATGCCGACCAAGACACCTCTCAATCCAGTCGTTCACGGCAAGATCCAGCGTGATGGGTACACAGTCGAGAAGGTCTATTTCGAGAGCGCCCCTGGTTTCTTTGTAACAGGTAATCTGTACCGTCCGACCAACATCGAGGGCAAGGTGCCAGGAGTCATGCTGGCGCATGGCCACCACAAGGATGCGCGTTTGGACATGACGCCCGAAAACAGGTTACGCAGTCTAATCGCCGATGGTGCCGAGCGGTTTGAGCGGGCCGGACGCAGCACCTACCAATCGCAATGTCGCCAATTGGCCCTGATGGGATGCGTGGTTTGGCAGTGGGACATGCTCGGCGATTCCGATTCGATTCAGCTCTCGCGTGAGCTTGTCCACGGTTTTGCGAAACAGCGTCCGGAGATGAACAAGACAAAACACTGGGGCCTGTTCAGCCCGCAAGCCGAGGCTCATTGCCAGAACGTGATGGGGCTGCAAACACTGAACGCCGTACGTGGACTCGACTTTCTGCTCAGTTTGCCCGAGGTCGATCCGCAGCGTGTCGCCGTTACCGGTGCGAGCGGCGGCGGTACACAGACGATGATTTTGGCGGCGATCGATGACCGCATCAAACTGTCATTTCCGGTCGTCATGGTCAGCACTGCGATGCAGGGGGGCTGCACGTGCGAAAACGCAAGTCTGTTGCGTGTGAATACCGGCAATATCGAATTTGCCGCCTTGGCAGCGCCTCGGCCGCAAGGCATGAACACTGCGGACGACTGGACCAAGGAATTGGCCACCAAGGGATTTCCCGAGTTACAACAGCTCTACGCGGCGTACGGCAAGCAGGGCGACGTCTTTTTGAAACGGGGCGAACACTTCCCGCACAATTACAACGCGGTCACTCGCTCGGCCTTCTACACCTTCCTGAATAAACATTTCAAACTTGGTTTTCAAGCTCCGGTGATCGAGCACGATTTCGACCCGCTGCCGCCCGTGCAGCTCACCGTCTGGAACGACCAGCATCCCGCCCCCAAGGCCGCTGATCCCGATTTCGAACGCAACTTGCTGGCGTGGTTCACCGAGGACGCCGAGCAGCAACTCAGTGCCGCCGCTTCGACACCGGAAGGCTTGAAAACCGTTATCCTTCCGGCCGCGGAAGTGATCATCGGTCGCACCTACGCCAACGCAGGCGACGTGCAGTGGGCACCACAACACGAGCAGGATCGCGGCGACTACGTGCAACACACCGGCACGCTACTGAACCAGACACACGGCGAAGAAGTGAACGTCGTCTGGCTATGCCCGAAACACCCCAGTGGCCGCGTTGTGATCTGGATCGATGATTCCGGCAAGTCCGCCGTTTACAGTGACGACGGCAGCGTGAACCCCGCCGTGCGAAAACTGGTTCAAGCGGGCACAACCGTGGTGGGCGCTGATCTGTTCCTGCAAAATGGTGAAGCGGTAAAGCAGACTCGCGTCGTTGGAAATCCCCGCGAATTCGCCGGTTACACCTTCGGCTACAATCACGCGTTGTTTGCCCAACGCACCCACGATGTCTTGAGCCTCGTCCGTTTTCTTCGTCACGCGAACTCCGGCCCCTGTCCGAATCGAGATCTAAAGACCGTTGCGATTGCCGGGTGGCGCGACAGCGGTCCCATCGCTGCGGTGGCGGGCGGGATTGCCGGAGATGCCGTCGACCGCATCGCGATCGATACACAAGGGTTTCGTTTTGGCCAAGTCTTGGATTATCGCGACCCGATGTTCTTGCCGGGTGGAGCAAAGTATCTCGATCTACCCGGTCTGATCGCACTGCACGCTCCACGCCCGCTGTGGCTCGCTGGCGAAGGCTCACAGCCTGAGTTGATCAGCACAGCGTATCACGCGGCCTCTGAGACCAATGCCCTGGTGACTTTCACCGGCGAGGCAGCACAACAGCAAGCCGCGGCAAGCGAGTGGCTGCTAAAGTAA
- a CDS encoding type II and III secretion system protein produces MNIAPSIAFITLVAAIATSGCQTKQTRNEIQLHSQSVLADPFFNLPATALRKPNTVAYHAKQRESLIESTPVGYALPENKSRITSLGPTISKGNRAASTHQSAGHVTASDDTSKEPQVVMASYGDMADEVYEPQPIDGNHQSPLLSQPTPLLNDAFVETDVRQAIQSLAEQAGMSVIIDDQVRGSVTAVIEDEDFERALRKILLPLGYRWRQDGDEYYVGLPEPGSALFPFLAERYIYEARHRTPESLKSQLPERHLQFVRVMGQGGKLAIEAPPITAHQILRELEETDKVVPQVILEALVCVYSPETNYRFGFDVHQGMKLDGINAGSFTLDGLGVAGQYGPAGFNSQLNDFRFTSALLRALEQKGHVKIRAAPRVTTEDGKKAEIHIGRESFFSVQPSGNGVFYRQDIQKVDSGIMLELTPEIRAPHVTIHIDRAEVSEDIRSDETQANAYDQFPVINRRRVSTSVHVMDGQTIVIGGLTQRQKVDQVNKLPFLGDVPYMGRLFQRIERREQEAEVAIFISPRIVYQDEPYGDETLCPTNFDPNAIRYGDDSGQW; encoded by the coding sequence ATGAACATCGCACCATCGATTGCGTTCATCACACTGGTCGCAGCCATCGCGACTAGCGGATGCCAGACAAAGCAAACGCGAAACGAGATCCAACTGCACAGCCAATCCGTGCTTGCCGATCCGTTTTTCAACTTGCCTGCGACAGCCCTGCGCAAACCGAACACGGTGGCCTATCATGCGAAGCAACGCGAGTCGTTGATCGAGTCGACACCCGTCGGATATGCGTTGCCGGAAAATAAATCGCGTATCACGTCGCTGGGGCCAACGATCTCAAAAGGAAATCGTGCTGCGTCCACTCACCAGAGTGCTGGGCATGTGACCGCATCTGATGACACCTCAAAAGAACCGCAGGTGGTCATGGCAAGCTATGGAGATATGGCGGACGAAGTGTACGAGCCTCAGCCGATCGACGGCAATCACCAATCGCCTCTGCTGAGTCAACCGACGCCACTGTTAAACGATGCCTTTGTCGAAACCGATGTTCGCCAAGCGATTCAATCGCTGGCCGAGCAGGCGGGAATGTCGGTGATCATTGACGATCAAGTACGAGGATCGGTAACCGCGGTGATCGAAGACGAGGATTTTGAACGCGCCCTACGCAAGATCCTGCTGCCGCTGGGATACCGATGGCGTCAAGACGGCGACGAGTACTATGTCGGCCTTCCCGAACCTGGGTCGGCATTGTTTCCATTTTTGGCAGAAAGATACATCTACGAAGCTCGGCATCGCACACCCGAATCATTGAAATCACAACTTCCCGAACGACACTTACAATTTGTTCGTGTGATGGGACAGGGAGGAAAGCTAGCGATCGAAGCGCCTCCGATCACCGCACACCAGATCCTGCGTGAGCTGGAAGAGACCGACAAAGTCGTGCCTCAAGTCATCTTGGAAGCATTGGTTTGCGTTTACAGTCCCGAGACGAATTACCGTTTCGGGTTCGACGTCCATCAGGGGATGAAGCTTGACGGTATCAATGCAGGTTCGTTCACGCTCGATGGACTTGGGGTGGCGGGCCAGTACGGACCGGCGGGATTTAATTCTCAATTAAACGACTTTCGTTTCACGAGCGCGCTGCTTCGTGCTCTCGAACAAAAAGGTCATGTCAAAATCCGTGCCGCACCTCGGGTCACGACCGAAGACGGTAAGAAGGCCGAAATTCATATCGGCCGCGAAAGTTTTTTCAGTGTCCAGCCGAGTGGCAACGGAGTCTTTTATCGACAAGACATCCAAAAAGTGGATTCGGGCATCATGCTGGAGTTGACCCCAGAGATTCGCGCTCCGCATGTCACCATCCACATCGACCGCGCCGAGGTCAGCGAGGACATTCGCAGCGACGAAACCCAAGCGAACGCCTACGACCAATTCCCCGTGATCAATCGCCGCCGTGTCTCGACATCCGTCCACGTGATGGATGGACAAACGATTGTGATCGGAGGCTTGACTCAGCGTCAAAAGGTCGACCAAGTCAACAAGTTGCCATTCTTGGGCGACGTCCCCTACATGGGACGGCTATTCCAACGTATCGAACGGCGCGAACAGGAAGCCGAAGTGGCCATCTTTATTTCACCACGAATCGTTTATCAGGATGAACCCTATGGGGATGAAACGCTTTGTCCGACGAATTTTGATCCTAATGCTATTCGCTATGGTGACGACAGCGGCCAATGGTGA